The region TGTCAACGACGGTCTTCGTTAGTTTTGGCATATGCACCTGCTAGAGCGGGTCCAGAAAACTCACCAGTAGAGCGAAAACGGTGGGGTGTTTTTTGCGTAGTCTGGAACACCCAAACTTTCAATAAAACTCTGTAAAAACAGATGTTTGATCTCCGGCTCCTTTCTGTGACTCACCGGGCGATCCAGTTAGGTTTTCTGTCGCGCTGCGGACGCTGCACACCAGTGATAAGGCCGTCGGGCAGATTTACATCCCGTCGGTCAACTGGGGCTTGCTGGTCATGGTGCTTGTGCTGGGCTTCGGAGAATCAACCCGGCTTGCGTCGGCCTATGGTATCTCAGTGATCGGCACGATGTTGATCACCACGCTGATGCTTGGCTTCCTGGTGTTTAAAGTCTGGTGCTGGAACCGCTGGCTGGTGTGGTCGAGCTGGGTAGCCAAATACAAATATAACACGGCAGTATGTGAGGCTATTTCGCAAACCGTCCGCTTGCCCCGCAGCAACGCACAACCTCGCCCCGTAAGCTTCTCCACCTACAACGAGCCATGCCTATGCCATTGTCAGGGCGGCGGGACCTCCGCAAATTAGGGAAGGCGCGTCAGCGTGCCACTACCCCCTCCGGCAGCACCACGGCTGACCAGCTCTTGCCCGGCTCCAGATATTTGGCGGCAAGGGTCTGGATCTGGGCAGGCGTGACGTTCAGCATATCCCTGGCCATAGTCTGCATCGCCTGCACGTAGCGAGGATCCTGCGTCGCTCCTTCCATCTGGTTCATCCAGAAGGCATTGCCCGTGCTGGCGCGCATTAGAAGCTGACGCATTGGAGCGACGGTGCGCTGCAATTCATCGTCGCTGACGGGATTTTTGGCGAGGTCCGCGGCGGTGTCTTTGACCACGCCGTAGAAATATTTGACGCGGTCGGGCCGGACCTGACTTGTAACAAGAATATAGCCACCATTCTCATATGAGAATGGCCAATTATTCTGCACGCTCGGCGAGTAGGCGGCCCCCTCAGTCGATCGCAGCTTGTCGAACAGCCGATCGTTGAAGATCTGCGTCAATATCTCCAGCTGGCGCGCCTCCTGGGTAAGCGTCAGGCCGCCAGCAGTGGGCCAGGCCATGACCGCTGCCGCCTGCTCCTTATCGCCTTTGTGCCGAAGAATGACAGGGCTGGTGACGGGAGCCGGAAAGCGCATCCGCTTGTTAGCTGCAGGGACGGGAACATCCGGGCGGGGAGACATCGCTCCAAAGGTCGCAGCAACCGCCTGGATCGCTTCTTCCGCCTTCACCTGTCCGAATATTTGTACTTCAATCGGCCCGGAGGCGAGCAGGGGTTCCCATGTCGCACGGAACGCCTGGGGTGTCAGCGCCTCCACCTCGGCCCGCGAGGGTGTGCGGAACCGGACGTCCTTGTCGCGCAACAACCAGTTTAGGTCGCGGGCCAGCACAGAGTCTGGCGAGCGCCCCATCGCGTCATAAGCGACGGCAGCGCCCGTCTTCACACGGGCGATTGGCGCGGGATCCCAGCCGGGCGCGGCGAGCTTGGCGGCGAACAGCTGAAGCTGATCCCGGTAATCGGCAGGCCGCGTCACCGCCTGCAATTCGAAGGCATTATCGTCGATCGAAAAATCGAGGCCCATGCGGCGGCCATTGGTCAGGTCATCCAGTTCCCGCTGACCCAGATCGCCGATGCCGCTTGCCACCAAGGCGTAGTTCGCGGCCCAACCAGGCGCGGGCTTGGTGGGCGAGAATGCCTGCTGACCATGCCCGAAGCGGACATTGATGCGGACCTTCTCCGTTTCCGCATCATTGGCGAACAGCGTCAGCTTCACGCCATTGGCAAAGCTTATGCTCTCCATCCCAGGCAGGCCGGTCTGGGTACGTGAAACAACCTTGCCCGGAGGCCCAAGCGTGGGCAGATCCGCCATCGTGATCGCCTTGTCAGCCAACCGGGCATCGGTTGCGGCCTTGACCGGCGCAGCGACTGCGGCGGCCAATCTCGCCTCGGTGCCTGGTGCTGACTTTCCCGTGATCAGCAATGCACGGAACACGCCTGCGGAAAAAAGGCGGCGGGTGGAATCGAGCATTTTCTGCGGCGTCATGGACGGTTTGCCCGAGCGGAATATCTCCAGAGCCGCTTGAGGGCTGACCGTGGTTTCGCGAATATCAACCGCGCTCACAAGATCGCTCGCCTGCTTAGCCCCCGCTTCGGTGTCCGCATTTTCGACCTGAATCGCCAGCGCCGTATCCAGCTGCGCATATTCGCGGTCGATTTCCGTTTGGCTGGGTGGAGTTGCCTTGGCGTCTTCAATGATGGCGCGGACATCGCCCAGCGCCTTTTCCCAATTGTCCCCCGTGGGCATAATGGTGACGAACGTACCGTCGGCTGAACGGCTGACATCCTGCTGATCAACGCTGGTCTGTAGAAAGCTGCCGCCGCGGCGTGCGGCCTGTTCCAGCCGGCGGCTGATGATCTGCAGCGCCAGCATGTCAGTCAGCTTGTCCTGATTGTAGACGATCGTGTCAGCACGCGGCTTCCACGGGCGCAGCCAAGCCATGGTCAGGCCAGTGGGAGCGCCCGGTTCTACGGTTACGCGCGTGGCGGCGGCTTTTGGATCCGGTTCCCCGAAATCGGGCAGCGGAGCCCCCTTCCCCGCCACCGACCAAGACGCGAAATTATCCTTTATGATCTGCTCGGCAACAGCTGGATCGATGTCGCCAGCAATGGAGATCACCGCATTCTCCGGCCGATACCAACGCTGGTGAAACGCCTCTATCCGCGCGGCCGTGGCGGCATTGAGCGCGGCGACCGTGCCAATGGGACTATGATTCGCGAGCGGCTGTCCAGCAAAGAAGTGGCGGCGGCTCGCGTCGGAAATACGCATTTGCGGGCCGTCGCCTTCGCGCCGTTCGGCCAGCACGACGGCCCGCTCAGCGGCGACCGCACTATCGATTATGTTGGGATTGGCCATCATGCCGGCGAGGATTTTCATGCTCTCGCCAAGGCTCGCCTGCGTCGCCTGCGGCAGATCGAGCGAATAGGTGGTGCCGGTTGGCGTGGTCTGGGCATTGCTGTCGCTGCCAAATGTTACGCCCAGCCGCTGCCATATCCGCTTTGATTCGCCGTCAGGAACATGGCGCGACCCACGAAAGGTAATGTGCTCCATGAAATGCGCGTAACCAAGCTCATCGGGCTGCTCCATCAGAGAGCCCACATCCATGCGCAAACGTATGGAAACCTGCCCTGGCGGCACACCGTTGCGGCGGACCGCATAACGCAAGCCATTGGACAGCGTACCGAACCGCCATGCCGCGTCGATCGGTACATCGCTGTTTTCGTAAAGCCAAGGGCGAACCTGCGCCCGCATATCGGTCGATGAGACGGCCGATTTGGTAGTTGTCGGTTCCGTGCGCGCCGACAGTGGGAGGGGCGATCCCGAAAGAAGCAGTGCGAGGACGGTCAGCGAAACGGCGGAGCGCCGAGGGGAAAAGCTCATAGCGCGCTAGCCTAGAGCGAAAATTCTGAATGGCTACTGACAATGCGACGGCTTGGCGGAAGCGCGGACCATCTCATGCCGACCGTCATGCCAAAACGATTAGGCATGACGGTCGGATTTATTGAGCGTGCTGGGCTCTTACCGCCCGCCGACCTTTTGCACCGCGCCCTTATGCGCGCCGACACCGCTGCGACCACGCCGGAAGTTTTTCTTGGCAGGCTTGGCGGCGTCTCCGTCGGGACGATGCGCCCTTTCAGCGGTACCGCGCTGTTGCCTCTGATCGTCCTGATAGCGGCGCTGACCCTCGACGCGCTTCGCCTTCTGTTCGGACGTCTGTTCGCGCCCCTTGCGCTGGGGCGCGGCCTTGGGGAGATTGCGGACCGCTTCCACGAAATTCTCGGGCAGCGGCACGATGTCGAGCTTGATCCGCGTGGTCCGCTCGATAGCTTTCAGATAGGGCTTCTCATCATCGGCGACGAAACTGATCGCCACGCCCTCCGCCCCCGCGCGGGCAGTACGGCCGATGCGATGGACATATTGTTCGGGAACGTTGGGCAGCTCGAAATTGATGACATGGCTGACGCCGGAAACGTCGATTCCGCGCGCGGCGATGTCGGTCGCCACCAACAGCTTCACATGGCCGTGACGGAACGCCTGAAGCGCGGTGGTGCGCTGGGCCTGGCTCTTGTTGCCGTGGATCGCGACAGCCTGGATGCCGGCGCCTTCCAGAAAGCGCACGACCCGGTCCGCGCCATGCTTGGTGCGGGTGAAGATCAGGGCGCGGTCAATCGGCTCATTTTTCACGGTCAGCGTGAGGAGCGCCTGTTTTTCCACCTGGTTGACGAAAGTCGCCTGCTGGCGGACCCGTTCGGCCGTGGTGGCCTGGGGAGCGACGCTGACCTTCACGGGATTGTTCAGGAACTGCGCGGCCAACGATTCGATCTCGCTTGGCATGGTGGCGGAGAAGAACAGGTTCTGCCGATCCCTGGGCAACAGCTTGGCGATGCGCTTGAGCGGGTGGATGAAGCCCATGTCCATCATCTGATCGGCTTCGTCGAGGACGAAGATTTCCGTATCCTTGATGGTGAAGGCGCGCTGGTCGATCAGGTCGAGCAGGCGGCCGGGCGTGGCGACAACGATATCGACGCCCCGGCCCAGCGCCCGAATCTGGCGGTTGATCGGCACGCCGCCGAAGACGACTTCGATGGAAAGCTTCATGAAGCGACCATAGTCGCGGAAGCTCTGCGCGATCTGCGCCGCCAGTTCGCGGGTCGGCGACAGGACGAGCATGCGGCAGCCCTGGAGCGGGGTCGGCTTGGGATTGCGGGCGAAGTGATCCAGGCTGGGCAGCGCGAAGGCGGCCGTCTTGCCGGTGCCGGTCTGCGCGATGCCGCACAGATCCTTGCCCTGCAGCAGGACCGGAATGGCCTGCGTCTGGATCGGCGTGGGGGAAGCATAATTCTTGGCGGCGAGCGCCTTCAGGATGGGCTCGGCGAGACCAAGGTCGGTGAATTGCATGAATGAACTCTCGAATTGAAAAGCCCACGCGCCAATAGGTTGCATTTCGCAACCGGGCGCAAGGCGGGTTACGAAACGACCCGCGTGAAAAGGGAAGCCTCAAAGCTTGGCGCAGACTTTCATTGGCCGGCCCCGTTACCCCATATCAAGGGCCGGAACGATCACGCTGCCAATCGCTGATGGGCCATGAAGGCCGCCCGCTGCGCTGCGGGCCCTATGCGTTCATTTACGCAGAAAAGCAAGGGCCCCCGTATAGTTAGGGGCCCCCGCGACAATCAGAGGGATATTTCCACATGCTTTCCGCGCATTTCGTCGCGTACGTCCCCGCCGAACATCTGTTTGAATACGCCGCCCAACGACATGTCCGCACGCCAGATTTCGGCATGGCCAAGGTTGAAGCGCAGCATCAGCAAATTGGGATCCTGCCGCCCGCCGGGATACCAGGCGGCGACTTCATGGGTCCAATAGCGGTCGATCACCGCCGGATCGGTTTCCTCCACCAACGTCCCGTCGATGCAGGCGAACAGATAATGGCCCTTACCCACGAACTGCGCCATGGCGGGGCCACCCGCGGCCAGCCGGTTGTCCCTGGTCGTATAGAACCAGAAACAATGATTGGCGCCCGGATCCAGTTGAGCCGTCATGGGCAGCGTATGTTCGTGCGAACCCTGCAAACCAATCATCACAAAGGGGCTTTGCGACAATTCGGTCCAGAAGCGGTGGCGGATATCGGAATCGTTGCTCATCCTGCGTCTCCTGCTTTTGCAAACAGGGAATCAATGGACGGTAGGTGGCGAAGTTCCGTTCATCCTGTCAGGAAAGCTTGATCTCAGGCAATCTCCTCTCCACATAGCAGCCATGCTGATCGAGACCGAACCAACGCCCAACCCGGCAACCGTCAAATTCATCCCCGGCCGCGTGGTCATGGGCATGGGAACGCGCGACTTCGCAACGCCGGAAGAAGCCGAAGCGTCGCCCCTGGCCGCCGCGCTGTTCGGGCTGGGTGACGTCACCGGCGTATTTTTCGGCGGCGACTTCATTTCGGTCACCATCGGCCCCGGCGCCCAGTGGAGCGATGCAAAGCCGGAGATATTGTCGATCCTGCTCGATCATTTTTCCGCCAACATGCCCTTGTTCACCCAAGGGTCGGCTTCGGACATAATGATCCCGCAAGAGGAAGAATTTACCGACGACCCGGAGGACGCGGAGATCGTCGCGCAGATCCGCGAGTTGATCGATACGCGGGTACGGCCCGCCGTAGCCAATGATGGCGGCGACATCGTCTATCGCGGTTTCGAACGCGGCACGGTGTTTCTGCGCATGCAGGGCGCCTGCTCAGGCTGCCCCTCCTCCACGGCGACGCTGAAGAACGGGATCGAGCAACTGCTGAAACATTATGTCCCCGAAGTGACGGAAGTTCGCGCCGTTTGATGCGATGACGGCGGCATTTGGCGAATCGGGCCGGATGGATTAACCGCTGCTTGCAGGTCATCCGGTCACGCCGGTTCTACAGGGGATTTTCTTGCGCATTCTCGTCATCGACACCGCGACGCAGGCGCTGTCCGTGGCGCTGCTCGACGATGGCGTCCCGGCAGGACATTTTCACGAAACAGTGGGCCGGGGTCATGCCGAAGCGCTGATGCCCGCGATCGCCGCGCTGCCGGATGGCGGCCGGGCCGACGCGATCGCGGTGGACCTGGGTCCGGGCAGCTTTACGGGCGTGCGGATCGGCATCGCGGCAGCGCGCGCGCTGGCGCTTGCCTGGTCGCTCCCCCTGCATGGTTATGGCGCATTATCCCTGATCGCGGCGAAGGCGGCGCAGAACCATCAAGGCGGCCCGATCGCGGTGACCATCACCGGGGGGCATGGCGAACTGTTCTGGCAATGCTTTGAACCCGACGGCCTGACCCCCATCACGCAGCCTGCCTCCACGCCTATCGCGGCGCTGGCGGATCAGCTGGATCAGCCCATTCTCTATGGTACGGGCGCGGAAGCGCTGGTGACAGCACGCGGACATGGCGCAGCCGTCACCCTGTATCCCAACTCGGCGGATTATCCCCTGATCGCGGGGCTGCCGCCGCTGCCCCCTTCCCCCATATACTGCCGCGACGCAGACGCGCAGCCGATGTCGATGCGCAAACCGGCATGATTCCCGGCATCATCCTGGATACTTATGAAGAGGGCGAGCGCAATGCGCTGTCCGACGCCATGGACGTCATGACGCAGGCGTTCGACCCCGTTTATGGCGAGGCATGGACGTTGCCGCAACTTGCTGGCGTCATGATGATGCCGGGCACCTGGCTGACGATCGCACGCGTCGATGCAGCGGCCATGGGTTTTGCGCTTGTCCGGTCGGTGCTGGACGAATGCGAATTGCTGCTGTTGGCGGTTCATCCGTCATGGCGCGGAAGGGGCCTTGGGCGGGAGCTATTGGTCGATAGTCTCAAGACGGCGCGACGCCGCGGCATAAGGTCGATGAATCTCGAAGTCCGTTCGTCGAATACAGCAATCAAACTCTATGAAAAAGTCGGGTTTGAATATGTGCATCGCCGCCCCGGTTACTACCGGGGCAGCGATGGACAACTATACGACGCCCTGAGCTTTCGTATCGAAATGATTGGATAGCCTGGATCACCCTTGCTATGCGGCAGACGAGGGTATAACGCTCATGTACCGCTCGTGAAACGAATATGCTTGGGCGGGTCGCATCAAATTCAGCCTTCGCAGGATAATAGAAATGGAAATCGAATCCGCACAGAGCGAACTGCTCATTACTTTGACTTCGGATATCGTTGCTGCACATGTATCGAACAACAGCGTGGCTGTGTCTGATGTAGCGACGTTGATCCAGAATGTGCACGCCGCACTTTCAGGACTGACGACGCCCGCTGCTGTTCCCGAAGTAAAGCCGGAGCCAGCCGTATCGGTTCGTTCGTCGATCAAGCCGGACTATATTGTCTGCCTGGAAGACGGCAAGAAGTTGAAGATGCTCAAGCGCCACCTGATGACCCATTATCAGATGACGCCAGATGATTATCGGACGAAATGGGGCCTGCCCGCGGATTATCCGATGGTTGCCCCCAATTATGCCGAACAGCGCCGTTCGCTGGCCAAAAAGATCGGTCTCGGCACGAAACGCCGCCGCACCCGCGCGAAATAAGCACGGTTGGTGGGCGATCCGGCACGTGAAGGGGGCGCATTTGCCGTGCGCCCCTTTTACAATGTCGAAAATGCCGCTAAATTTCTGCCGACTATCTGAAAATTTGAAATGAGCGAGTCCGCATGAACCGCAAGATCGACGTAGAAGCCCTTTGCCATGAAAAGGGCC is a window of Sphingobium sp. MI1205 DNA encoding:
- a CDS encoding KUP/HAK/KT family potassium transporter yields the protein MPSVNWGLLVMVLVLGFGESTRLASAYGISVIGTMLITTLMLGFLVFKVWCWNRWLVWSSWVAKYKYNTAVCEAISQTVRLPRSNAQPRPVSFSTYNEPCLCHCQGGGTSAN
- a CDS encoding M16 family metallopeptidase, which codes for MSFSPRRSAVSLTVLALLLSGSPLPLSARTEPTTTKSAVSSTDMRAQVRPWLYENSDVPIDAAWRFGTLSNGLRYAVRRNGVPPGQVSIRLRMDVGSLMEQPDELGYAHFMEHITFRGSRHVPDGESKRIWQRLGVTFGSDSNAQTTPTGTTYSLDLPQATQASLGESMKILAGMMANPNIIDSAVAAERAVVLAERREGDGPQMRISDASRRHFFAGQPLANHSPIGTVAALNAATAARIEAFHQRWYRPENAVISIAGDIDPAVAEQIIKDNFASWSVAGKGAPLPDFGEPDPKAAATRVTVEPGAPTGLTMAWLRPWKPRADTIVYNQDKLTDMLALQIISRRLEQAARRGGSFLQTSVDQQDVSRSADGTFVTIMPTGDNWEKALGDVRAIIEDAKATPPSQTEIDREYAQLDTALAIQVENADTEAGAKQASDLVSAVDIRETTVSPQAALEIFRSGKPSMTPQKMLDSTRRLFSAGVFRALLITGKSAPGTEARLAAAVAAPVKAATDARLADKAITMADLPTLGPPGKVVSRTQTGLPGMESISFANGVKLTLFANDAETEKVRINVRFGHGQQAFSPTKPAPGWAANYALVASGIGDLGQRELDDLTNGRRMGLDFSIDDNAFELQAVTRPADYRDQLQLFAAKLAAPGWDPAPIARVKTGAAVAYDAMGRSPDSVLARDLNWLLRDKDVRFRTPSRAEVEALTPQAFRATWEPLLASGPIEVQIFGQVKAEEAIQAVAATFGAMSPRPDVPVPAANKRMRFPAPVTSPVILRHKGDKEQAAAVMAWPTAGGLTLTQEARQLEILTQIFNDRLFDKLRSTEGAAYSPSVQNNWPFSYENGGYILVTSQVRPDRVKYFYGVVKDTAADLAKNPVSDDELQRTVAPMRQLLMRASTGNAFWMNQMEGATQDPRYVQAMQTMARDMLNVTPAQIQTLAAKYLEPGKSWSAVVLPEGVVAR
- a CDS encoding DEAD/DEAH box helicase, with protein sequence MQFTDLGLAEPILKALAAKNYASPTPIQTQAIPVLLQGKDLCGIAQTGTGKTAAFALPSLDHFARNPKPTPLQGCRMLVLSPTRELAAQIAQSFRDYGRFMKLSIEVVFGGVPINRQIRALGRGVDIVVATPGRLLDLIDQRAFTIKDTEIFVLDEADQMMDMGFIHPLKRIAKLLPRDRQNLFFSATMPSEIESLAAQFLNNPVKVSVAPQATTAERVRQQATFVNQVEKQALLTLTVKNEPIDRALIFTRTKHGADRVVRFLEGAGIQAVAIHGNKSQAQRTTALQAFRHGHVKLLVATDIAARGIDVSGVSHVINFELPNVPEQYVHRIGRTARAGAEGVAISFVADDEKPYLKAIERTTRIKLDIVPLPENFVEAVRNLPKAAPQRKGREQTSEQKAKRVEGQRRYQDDQRQQRGTAERAHRPDGDAAKPAKKNFRRGRSGVGAHKGAVQKVGGR
- a CDS encoding pyridoxamine 5'-phosphate oxidase family protein encodes the protein MSNDSDIRHRFWTELSQSPFVMIGLQGSHEHTLPMTAQLDPGANHCFWFYTTRDNRLAAGGPAMAQFVGKGHYLFACIDGTLVEETDPAVIDRYWTHEVAAWYPGGRQDPNLLMLRFNLGHAEIWRADMSLGGVFKQMFGGDVRDEMRGKHVEISL
- a CDS encoding NifU family protein — translated: MLIETEPTPNPATVKFIPGRVVMGMGTRDFATPEEAEASPLAAALFGLGDVTGVFFGGDFISVTIGPGAQWSDAKPEILSILLDHFSANMPLFTQGSASDIMIPQEEEFTDDPEDAEIVAQIRELIDTRVRPAVANDGGDIVYRGFERGTVFLRMQGACSGCPSSTATLKNGIEQLLKHYVPEVTEVRAV
- the tsaB gene encoding tRNA (adenosine(37)-N6)-threonylcarbamoyltransferase complex dimerization subunit type 1 TsaB gives rise to the protein MRILVIDTATQALSVALLDDGVPAGHFHETVGRGHAEALMPAIAALPDGGRADAIAVDLGPGSFTGVRIGIAAARALALAWSLPLHGYGALSLIAAKAAQNHQGGPIAVTITGGHGELFWQCFEPDGLTPITQPASTPIAALADQLDQPILYGTGAEALVTARGHGAAVTLYPNSADYPLIAGLPPLPPSPIYCRDADAQPMSMRKPA
- the rimI gene encoding ribosomal protein S18-alanine N-acetyltransferase: MIPGIILDTYEEGERNALSDAMDVMTQAFDPVYGEAWTLPQLAGVMMMPGTWLTIARVDAAAMGFALVRSVLDECELLLLAVHPSWRGRGLGRELLVDSLKTARRRGIRSMNLEVRSSNTAIKLYEKVGFEYVHRRPGYYRGSDGQLYDALSFRIEMIG
- a CDS encoding MucR family transcriptional regulator, which translates into the protein MEIESAQSELLITLTSDIVAAHVSNNSVAVSDVATLIQNVHAALSGLTTPAAVPEVKPEPAVSVRSSIKPDYIVCLEDGKKLKMLKRHLMTHYQMTPDDYRTKWGLPADYPMVAPNYAEQRRSLAKKIGLGTKRRRTRAK